The Bacteroidota bacterium genomic sequence TAGTATTGCCAATCAAATCGGTATTTTTTTCTGTTGATTCCATTTGGGAAATCTTTTATCCTATTGGAGGCGGAACAGGCGGAATGCTGGTAAAGATTGATTTTAACTCGTCAAACTTTTCAGCAGCAATCCAGTTTTCCATTCCGGTTTTCCAAATAAAAGTTTCCTTTTTTATGTTTCCTTGTTGAACAAGTTGTGTGAGTTGAGATAAACTCATTGGTCCATTTTGTTGGCCATTTAAGGAAACAAAGTATTGAATTCCATCAGGTGGTGGTGGTGGTGTTTTATTTACTCCTGAGTTATTTTGTTGATTGTTGTTGGATTGTAAATTTTGGTTCATGGCATTTGCCATCATGTTTCCTACGCCTAGTCCAATACCCATTCCTACGCCCGCTCCGGCAGTTCCACCTTCGTTTTGGGCTGCTAGTTCAATGCTGTTAGCTGCATTAAATTGGGTGAGTTTTTGCATATCTATCTTATCTAAACGACTGTACTTGAAAATTTCTTTTTTTAGGTCGTCCGGTAAGGATATATTTTCAATATTAAAATCAGTAAGTTTTAAGCCATAAACATCAAGCATAGGAGAAATTTTTTCCTTAAGCAGATCGGAAAGCTCGTCAATATTGCCTGCTACTTTTTCTATAGGAATATTGCTTTCTCCAAGTGCATCAGTAGCCTTTCTTACAACCCATGTTCGTATCTGATCCTGAATAAGAGATGTTTCGTAGGTAGTATTAGTTCCGGAAATTTCTTTCAAAAATTTTATAGCATCACTAATTTGAATGCTGTAATTACCAAAGGCTCTAAATTCAACAAATCCAAAGCGAGCATCATTTAGTGTAATTGGGTTTTTTGTTCCCCATTTTAAATTAGCGAATTGCTTGGTGCTTACATAAAATACATCAGCCTTAAACGGACTGTCAAACCCGTATTTCCAACCTTTTAAGGTTGTCATAATAGGCATATTTTGCGTTGTTAACGTATGCAAGCCGGGACCAAAAGTGTCGGCAAATTTCCCTTCATTCATAAATACGGCTAACTGGCTTT encodes the following:
- a CDS encoding SPFH domain-containing protein, with protein sequence MGLFDKIKGEFIDIIEWVDDQNDVLVWKFPRYQNEIKMNAKLTVRESQLAVFMNEGKFADTFGPGLHTLTTQNMPIMTTLKGWKYGFDSPFKADVFYVSTKQFANLKWGTKNPITLNDARFGFVEFRAFGNYSIQISDAIKFLKEISGTNTTYETSLIQDQIRTWVVRKATDALGESNIPIEKVAGNIDELSDLLKEKISPMLDVYGLKLTDFNIENISLPDDLKKEIFKYSRLDKIDMQKLTQFNAANSIELAAQNEGGTAGAGVGMGIGLGVGNMMANAMNQNLQSNNNQQNNSGVNKTPPPPPDGIQYFVSLNGQQNGPMSLSQLTQLVQQGNIKKETFIWKTGMENWIAAEKFDELKSIFTSIPPVPPPIG